The sequence TGATAATCCAGGGAATGACGGAGATGTACGATGCAATTGCGACCTCGAAGCCAGGTTCGGTACGGTCAACAAAGAAGGACCCAATAAAGGTAGACAATTTTGGTAAGTCGTATGCCGCGCTATGAATTTGATGAAGGTCAAGCCAAGCTAATGATCTACTCTATCACGCTAGGGCATGTCCTAATAACCCGAAAGCAAGTTGCAAATTCTTTCAATGGgccgatgaagatgaaactACCGCTGGAGGACCAAGTGGACCGAGTAATTATGGTAATTCAAGGAACAATAGTAgaggaggcggtggtggtggtggtggtgttggaGTCAGTGGTGGTAAGTGTTACCTATTCTTGAACCGAGTGAACTTTTGCGTATGGGATGTGCTAATGATTTCCGACGAATTCAGATTGCTTCAAATGTGGTCAAGCAGGTCATTGGTCAAATGCCTGCCCTAACGAATCGACTTCTGGGGGCTTTGGTGGCGGCGGCGGTGCTAGATCAGGTGGACAAACGGGAGGTGAGTGGACCAGCTGACTTTGCAACCATACAGGACATAGCTGATTTGCATTGCATCGTAGAATGCTTCAAGTGCGGTGAAGCGGGTCATTGGTCCAACTCGTGTCCTAATGATGGACTTGGTGGGCCAAGTGCAGGTGgtggtcgaggaggaagaggaggcgGTAGGGCGCGAGGTAAAGGCAGAGGCAGAGGCAGGGGACGATAAGAACATCAGACTCATTTACCGGTCCTTtccattttcattttcatttccatctccaccatttTGGGCTTAAGCGATTCATTcatgatcatatatatacatctgtAAAGTACAAAGCATGATCATCaaacttcatcatcattatcgtcATCACACGCATCGCAACATTTGTATTTTACTGTGCCGCCATTATTCGCATTATGATATCCGTTCATACTATTCATGCATTTCAGTAAAGCATTCCCCGTGATACAAAGTTGAGTATGATTAGGTTGATAATTTGAGTGGTCATTTGATCTATGTTGCGTTATTATTGATGTGGAGTATGGTATAGATGAGCGAATGCTAGGTATATTTACTGTTACACATACGTATATCATGCTCTCTCCTACTTTTTCCATGTGCATTTCTGCGTTCTACTCCTCTGATTGTCGTGCCTCttactcaccatccaatctCTTATTTGCTTCCTTTCTGTTCTTCGAGCCATCCCAGGAAACCTTCCCATTGATCTTTTTTCATCCCATAACTCTCACTTTGATTTGGGAAGTCGCCCTCTCTTACAGCTTTTAAATAACTTTTAATCACTTTACGGGACAAGTCCCCGACATTACCGAAATGTCTAACGAACTTAGGTGAGTTTAGTGATTTCCTAGGTTGTTCCAACTTCGCGATATCACCTGAATCTTCCTGGTCAGAAGATTCGTTGGCATTGACTGATATCGTTGTGTTACTTGCGATGGATGGTGTCGAAGGTACGTTGACGTCGTTCAAAGCGAGTTGAGTTGCAGGTTCGACCacatcgatctcttcttccgcttcgaCTTCCTGAGCGTATGTTCCCAATACATCCGTTATCACCAACACCTGACCATTCGTACCGTTCCCTGCACCAATACCAATAGTGATGATATCTAGATCTTCCGTGATCCTCCTAGCTACTTTATCCGGAATAGCTTCAAGTAAAATCGCAAATGCGCCGGCATCTTGCATAGCTTTTGCGGTATTATAGATATCGTATGCTGACTGAGAAGTTCGACCTTGTACCAGGTAACCGGATAAGGAAGTAGCTCGTTGAGGTTGTAAGCCCAAATGAGGCATGACCGGTATACCGATTTCGCTCAACTTCCTAACTAGAGGTATAATCTCTAATCCACCTTCGATCTTCACTCCGTCAATTCCAGATTCCTTGACTAACCTGATGACGTttctcactccatcttcgagGGAAACTTCGAACGATCCAAACGGTAAATCAGCAAAGACAAAAGGCGTTTTAGCACCTTTCGTAACTGCTTTAGCATgatgaatcatctcatccaagGTGATTTCCGTGGTAGAAGTATGACCTAGACAAACTTGGGATAACGAATCTCCGACCAATGTCATATCCACTCCACAAGATTCCGAAAGAAGCGCGGTGGGGAAATCGTACGCCGTGAGGACGGTGATTGGTACTTTTGCCATGGAAAGTTTCTTCAACGTTGATAGCGTTACTTTAGCTCTTGGAGGTGGTCGAGCTGACATGGAGCGATATTGCAGGAGAGGAGAAAGGCCAACGGCTGAAAAAGTTTATTAGCAGCGCCTGCGAAATCATGGCTCGTGTCAGGACTCACTTTGGATGGATGGTCTTCGGGTACTGAAATAGCTGAAACTTCTCTTCTGCCCTGCTTGTCCGAAAGGTCCTTGAGTTGTGCTGCCGTTGATGGGTTGTGATCGGCCACCAACATCCTCCACGATTTCAGCTTTGGGTATCTTAATTCCTAGCTTTGCCAAttcttcaagctcatctGCTAATACcggatcatccaattctGAGACTTCTTCACGCAAGACAGCCGTCAGATCACTTAAGACTTGATCGTCTTTGATAGGTTTGCTCAATCTCCTTACACCTCTAGTCCTGACAACAGGGGTAGCTTTGGGTGTATGAGGGAAGATATCTCCCCATGATGATTTTCGAGCATCATGGTATCCTTGCTTGGAATGGGACTTCGAGAATGTAAGTCTTTGGATGTTACCTATGTCGAAATGCTATCAGCACCTCACACGTAAAAATCGCGAGATTGGGACAGGTCCGTTGGCGATTGCGATtcagaaaaaaaaaaggtgTTAGGAGCAgtccaaactcaccatccgGGCAACAAGCATCCATTGTAACGTGCCCACTTCTCTTCATAGGGGGAGCTACCAATCTCGGCCAAGAGTACGCTTCATTCCTTAATCCTCTTTGCATATCGTCCTTGTCCTCCTGACTTCCAGCGGTTTCTGTGTGACGTGGATCCTGAGCAGGATCGACTTCCGGCAAATTGACCACTTCTAAAATCCCTTCATGCCCTTCTATCTCTCTGAGTACACTTCTACCGTCCTTTCTCAGTCTAGCCTTCTCgacttcttccttccctacTCCGCCCATCCTACCTAAAACGCTTTTCGGCATTCCCTGAAGCTGAGCTTCTTCTGATAATCCTGAGATCGGACGTTCACCTCTTGCTAAGACGACGTAGCAGTACCCGGTgtcctcttcacctcttttGGAATGCTTGGTCTTCCTGACGAAAGAAGGACGTTGGAGTCTCTGACTGAAACTGCATTTATCGTCCGTGGCTACCAACGGACACACACCATCGTGAGGACAAGGCGCAATTACGTGTAAGGGGTTTTCTGATGTCGACTGGTCAAGAAGGAACGATCGGGCATTGGAGATAGCCTGCCAACCGGTAGGTGTCGATCTGTCCACTAGGATTATATAGGGAGAATCCAGGGATAGAAGTTGAAGTAGGTGAGATTGCTGTGAGGGCTGTGTGGGAAGGGTAGAAAGGAGGAATGTTGACAAAACGAGGGAAGGCTATAGCAGGATATCACGATAAGTAATCGCGTGGGAATGACCGTGAAGATGAATGCGACTCAcagatgatgggaatgtatGGTGTTTTCGATAATAGTGTATCTCGGCGGCTTGTTCAGGGATATCTATGGGTTGAAATTATCAGATCTGAAGGTACGATAAAGTAGAGAGGGTGGTTGCATGTTACTTACCTTCTGTAATTTTCTGAGCAAGATCTAACCCATGTCTCGAAGAGTGTACAAGCTGGATCCTAAGATTGTCACAAGAAGAGGTATCCTTGAGAGCATCGACAGTAGCCCTGAGATATCTGTCAGCGACCGACTCGGTGCTGACATACATGAGAGACTTGACTCACCACACGCCTGCTCCCAATCCTCCAGAGAACTCGACGACCTCCTTGATTTGACCTTGCTGACCTGCTTTCTCGAGCCATCCTTTCCCCAGTCTCCTGTCCATCTCCTCATATATATTTCTCACTACACTATATTCACCAGGTAAGATAGCTGAGGCTTTGGCCAGCTCACTCTCGATCGTCTTTCTAGGTTTACTTGACCGATGATCCACTTTCTCGTCTCGTATTTTGCCAGATGGTGACGAAGGGAGATCAAGGTATGATTGACGTAGTGTACGAGGATTATCTAGCTCTGTGAAAAGTTTCAAGTGTGTTATCAGGTTCGTCAGCTGCAGGCTCGCACATTTCGGGAGTTGTatggtgatttgggtaaaGAGTGATAATGACAGCATGGAGTTGGTCCATTGAGAAGTCAACTCACGATCAATCTGACGCTGAATACCATTCTTCAATGCTTCAGGCAGAACCACCACTCCTATCCTCTTACTTCCCAAAACAGCAGCGGGggatct comes from Kwoniella mangroviensis CBS 8507 chromosome 2, whole genome shotgun sequence and encodes:
- a CDS encoding 3-methyl-2-oxobutanoate hydroxymethyltransferase; amino-acid sequence: MLPRPARLLHQQNKLVCCRRTRQFTSTSIVHPQSQLIHHTPSPSIDESFNELIREDDMGMGMGPKKSIKPGRSKGKGRMHDLEIVDDQHLESSSSGRYDLHRFGLVPEEPPNHPSSSSMNHGQNGEGDYIHERRKERRSPAAVLGSKRIGVVVLPEALKNGIQRQIDQLDNPRTLRQSYLDLPSSPSGKIRDEKVDHRSSKPRKTIESELAKASAILPGEYSVVRNIYEEMDRRLGKGWLEKAGQQGQIKEVVEFSGGLGAGVWATVDALKDTSSCDNLRIQLVHSSRHGLDLAQKITEDIPEQAAEIHYYRKHHTFPSSPSLVLSTFLLSTLPTQPSQQSHLLQLLSLDSPYIILVDRSTPTGWQAISNARSFLLDQSTSENPLHVIAPCPHDGVCPLVATDDKCSFSQRLQRPSFVRKTKHSKRGEEDTGYCYVVLARGERPISGLSEEAQLQGMPKSVLGRMGGVGKEEVEKARLRKDGRSVLREIEGHEGILEVVNLPEVDPAQDPRHTETAGSQEDKDDMQRGLRNEAYSWPRLVAPPMKRSGHVTMDACCPDGNIQRLTFSKSHSKQGYHDARKSSWGDIFPHTPKATPVVRTRGVRRLSKPIKDDQVLSDLTAVLREEVSELDDPVLADELEELAKLGIKIPKAEIVEDVGGRSQPINGSTTQGPFGQAGQKRSFSYFSTRRPSIQTVGLSPLLQYRSMSARPPPRAKVTLSTLKKLSMAKVPITVLTAYDFPTALLSESCGVDMTLVGDSLSQVCLGHTSTTEITLDEMIHHAKAVTKGAKTPFVFADLPFGSFEVSLEDGVRNVIRLVKESGIDGVKIEGGLEIIPLVRKLSEIGIPVMPHLGLQPQRATSLSGYLVQGRTSQSAYDIYNTAKAMQDAGAFAILLEAIPDKVARRITEDLDIITIGIGAGNGTNGQVLVITDVLGTYAQEVEAEEEIDVVEPATQLALNDVNVPSTPSIASNTTISVNANESSDQEDSGDIAKLEQPRKSLNSPKFVRHFGNVGDLSRKVIKSYLKAVREGDFPNQSESYGMKKDQWEGFLGWLEEQKGSK